From the Roseibium salinum genome, one window contains:
- a CDS encoding helix-turn-helix domain-containing protein yields MDKSEHGPLNRIPVQALSLRLARTPIRMQHAQTWRIDKINPVHDLVFCLTGKARYRVGEESFVLHEGEAMLIRARERFHGVHGGGDDYTGVAQHFTLDLFGRADLIDQMHLQRRVKLRDWSVLHPLIVHYRTMAATTSPTLVQHHQFMVLLLAFLDDAFLGWREEGDLLANQGQLSLQIMLLASGLAADPLKEDALEKALERVPYNRDYFRRAFRERIGMTPQKYLELKRMEYAIHRLGLGKTVKETAAELGYSDPYFFSRMFKQYIGASPSSYRLKRTARSRYRYVE; encoded by the coding sequence ATGGATAAAAGCGAACATGGCCCACTGAACCGGATCCCGGTGCAGGCTCTTTCGCTCCGGCTGGCGCGCACGCCCATTCGCATGCAGCATGCCCAGACCTGGCGGATCGACAAGATCAATCCCGTCCATGATCTGGTGTTCTGCCTGACCGGCAAGGCCCGGTACCGGGTCGGCGAGGAAAGCTTCGTGCTGCATGAGGGCGAGGCGATGCTGATCCGGGCGCGGGAAAGATTCCACGGCGTTCACGGCGGTGGTGACGATTATACCGGGGTTGCCCAGCACTTCACCCTGGATTTGTTCGGCCGTGCGGACCTCATCGATCAGATGCATCTGCAGCGAAGGGTAAAACTGCGCGACTGGTCCGTCCTTCATCCGTTGATCGTGCATTACCGGACCATGGCCGCCACCACCAGCCCGACGCTGGTGCAGCATCATCAGTTCATGGTGCTGCTGCTTGCCTTTCTGGACGATGCGTTCCTTGGCTGGCGCGAGGAGGGGGACCTGCTTGCCAACCAGGGGCAGCTCTCGCTGCAGATCATGCTGCTCGCCTCCGGCCTTGCCGCCGACCCGCTGAAAGAGGATGCGCTGGAAAAGGCGCTGGAGCGCGTTCCCTATAACCGCGATTATTTCCGCCGGGCGTTTCGCGAGCGCATCGGCATGACGCCGCAGAAATATCTCGAACTCAAGCGGATGGAATATGCGATCCACCGGCTGGGCCTGGGAAAAACCGTCAAGGAAACCGCCGCCGAACTCGGCTATTCCGATCCCTATTTCTTCAGCCGCATGTTCAAGCAGTATATCGGCGCGAGCCCATCGAGCTACCGGCTGAAACGGACGGCAAGGTCGCGGTACAGGTATGTCGAATGA
- the uxuA gene encoding mannonate dehydratase has translation MIEGWRWYGGFDRISLSEISQTGAAGIVTALHEIPYGRIWPREAIAERRAQIEAEGFTWTVVESLPIHEAIKRGEGDLTELFANYRQSMANLAAEGVKVICYNFMPLLDWTRTDLTAPVRRGGTCLRFSIEKMAAFELFMIKRPGAEQDYTAENIAAAKTWYDSAGPADLEILVNAIMAGLPGAYERYDVEGLRKALAPYQDLDRAALLQNFKRFLDEVVPTAEDLGIRLGVHPDDPPRDLLGLPRIVSNAQDIDWILTAHESPANGLTLCAGSLGANPANDVPAIARRFADKIHFAHLRNVAKDPDGSFEEAAHLGGDTDMPALIEALLREESRRRAEDRADCEIVFRPDHGHELLDDAKRGAHPGYPLLGRMRGLAEIRGVIAGLRHAAA, from the coding sequence ATGATCGAGGGCTGGCGCTGGTATGGCGGTTTCGACCGCATTTCCCTTTCCGAAATCTCACAGACCGGGGCGGCGGGCATCGTCACGGCGCTGCACGAGATCCCCTATGGCAGGATCTGGCCGCGCGAAGCGATCGCCGAGCGCCGGGCGCAGATCGAGGCCGAGGGCTTCACATGGACGGTTGTCGAAAGCCTGCCGATCCATGAGGCGATCAAGCGCGGCGAAGGCGACCTGACGGAGCTGTTTGCCAATTACCGGCAATCCATGGCCAATCTTGCCGCCGAAGGCGTCAAGGTGATCTGCTACAATTTCATGCCGCTCCTGGACTGGACCCGGACCGACCTGACCGCGCCGGTCCGGCGCGGCGGTACGTGCCTGCGTTTCTCGATCGAAAAGATGGCGGCGTTCGAGCTCTTCATGATCAAGCGCCCCGGGGCGGAGCAGGACTATACGGCCGAAAACATCGCGGCCGCCAAGACCTGGTACGACAGCGCCGGACCGGCGGACCTGGAGATCCTCGTCAACGCGATCATGGCCGGCCTGCCGGGCGCCTACGAGCGCTACGACGTCGAAGGCCTTCGCAAGGCCCTGGCGCCCTATCAGGACCTCGACAGGGCCGCCCTGCTGCAGAACTTCAAGCGGTTTCTGGACGAGGTCGTCCCCACCGCCGAAGACCTCGGCATCCGCCTCGGAGTGCATCCGGACGACCCGCCGCGCGACCTTCTGGGCCTGCCGCGCATCGTCTCGAATGCGCAGGACATCGACTGGATCCTCACCGCGCATGAAAGCCCCGCCAACGGCCTGACCCTGTGCGCCGGTTCCCTCGGCGCCAATCCGGCCAACGACGTCCCGGCAATCGCCCGGCGGTTCGCGGACAAGATTCACTTTGCCCATCTCAGGAACGTCGCCAAGGATCCGGACGGCTCCTTCGAGGAAGCCGCGCACCTGGGCGGCGACACCGACATGCCGGCGCTGATCGAAGCGCTGCTGCGCGAGGAAAGCCGCCGCAGGGCCGAGGACAGGGCGGACTGCGAGATCGTCTTCCGGCCGGACCATGGCCACGAACTTCTCGACGACGCCAAGCGCGGTGCGCATCCCGGATATCCGCTCCTGGGCCGCATGCGCGGCCTTGCGGAAATCCGCGGCGTCATCGCCGGGCTCCGTCACGCGGCGGCTTAG
- a CDS encoding mannitol dehydrogenase family protein, translating to MEAGLPADLARVARNKGPAPRAGIVHLGLGAFFRAHGAVYIEDATEKSGGDWGIIGVSLQSPTMRDQLAPQDFVYTAQELGPDGAKLRQVEIVRDVLVAREDPETVLAAMADPAIRIVTLTVTEKGYCHDPASGRLNRQHPDIQHDLASALPLSAPGYLARALQRRKAAGLPPFTVLTCDNLPDNGRLVKGIVLELARDIDPALADWIEAEGRFPATMVDRIVPATKPEDIEALADKTGRFDAAPVMCEPFSQWVVEDDFVPAYGKDARPDFAAVGVELVDNVTAYEHMKLRMLNGTHSSLAYLGYLAGHETIAETVADPVFAAYVKRLWRQEIIPSFTAPPGVDIAGYADALFGRYSNPGIRHRTWQIAMDGSQKLPQRILGTLRDNLAHGTPSPGLITAVAAWMIYVGGTDLNGRPIDVRDPLAARLKSLSDAAEGDADTVAALLGVTEIFDAGLAGALKPDLTTAYTRLKSDGVHRTLEALT from the coding sequence ATGGAGGCTGGCTTGCCCGCTGACCTTGCCCGCGTTGCGCGGAATAAGGGCCCTGCGCCCAGGGCCGGGATCGTCCATCTGGGTCTCGGCGCGTTTTTCCGCGCGCATGGCGCGGTCTATATCGAAGACGCAACGGAAAAATCGGGCGGCGACTGGGGCATCATCGGCGTCAGCCTGCAGAGCCCCACCATGCGCGACCAGCTCGCCCCCCAGGACTTCGTCTATACGGCGCAGGAACTCGGCCCTGACGGGGCGAAGCTGCGCCAGGTCGAGATCGTCCGCGATGTGCTGGTTGCCCGCGAGGATCCGGAAACCGTGCTGGCGGCCATGGCGGACCCCGCCATCCGGATCGTCACCCTGACAGTGACGGAAAAGGGCTATTGCCATGATCCGGCATCCGGCAGGCTCAACCGGCAGCACCCGGACATTCAGCACGACCTTGCAAGTGCCCTGCCGCTTTCCGCGCCGGGCTATCTGGCAAGGGCCCTGCAGCGGCGCAAGGCCGCCGGCCTTCCGCCCTTCACCGTCCTGACCTGCGACAACCTTCCCGACAACGGCCGGCTGGTGAAAGGCATCGTCCTGGAGCTTGCCCGCGACATCGACCCGGCACTGGCGGACTGGATCGAAGCGGAAGGCCGCTTCCCGGCAACCATGGTCGACCGGATCGTGCCGGCGACCAAGCCCGAAGATATCGAGGCGCTTGCGGACAAGACCGGGCGCTTCGACGCCGCGCCGGTGATGTGCGAGCCCTTCAGCCAGTGGGTCGTCGAAGACGATTTCGTTCCCGCCTATGGCAAGGACGCCCGGCCCGACTTTGCCGCGGTCGGCGTGGAGCTCGTCGACAACGTCACCGCCTATGAGCACATGAAGCTCAGGATGCTCAACGGCACGCATTCCTCGCTTGCCTATCTCGGCTATCTGGCCGGACACGAGACCATTGCCGAGACGGTCGCCGATCCGGTCTTTGCCGCCTATGTGAAGCGTCTGTGGCGACAGGAGATCATCCCCTCCTTCACCGCGCCTCCCGGGGTCGATATCGCCGGCTATGCCGATGCCCTGTTCGGCCGGTATTCGAACCCCGGCATCCGCCACCGCACCTGGCAGATCGCCATGGACGGCAGCCAGAAACTGCCGCAGCGCATCCTGGGCACCTTGCGGGACAACCTTGCCCACGGCACGCCCTCGCCCGGGCTGATCACCGCGGTGGCCGCCTGGATGATCTATGTCGGCGGAACCGACCTGAACGGCCGGCCGATCGACGTGCGCGACCCGCTGGCCGCCCGGCTGAAATCCCTTTCGGACGCGGCGGAAGGAGATGCCGACACGGTTGCGGCACTCCTTGGGGTGACCGAGATTTTCGACGCCGGTCTTGCAGGCGCCCTCAAGCCTGACCTCACCACGGCCTATACGAGACTGAAATCCGATGGCGTTCATCGCACACTTGAGGCCCTGACATGA
- the kduD gene encoding 2-dehydro-3-deoxy-D-gluconate 5-dehydrogenase KduD has protein sequence MNSFSLQGKRALVTGANTGIGQAIAVAMGAAGAEVLCAARRDCDETLSRISSGRHVPLDFSDPMAAVPLFESERIDILVNNAGIIRRADSVDFAEADWDEVMDVNLKAVFFTCQAFGKAALAAGRTGAIVNIASLLSFQGGIRVPSYTASKHGVAGITKLLANEWAAKGINVNAIAPGYIATNNTEALRNDPDRSRQILERIPAGRWGEASDIGEAAVFLASPAAKYIHGAVLNVDGGWLAR, from the coding sequence GTGAATTCCTTCTCCCTTCAAGGCAAGCGCGCGCTGGTGACCGGAGCCAATACCGGCATCGGCCAGGCGATCGCCGTCGCCATGGGCGCGGCCGGTGCGGAAGTTCTCTGCGCCGCCCGCCGCGACTGCGATGAAACGCTTTCCCGGATCTCCAGCGGCCGCCATGTGCCTCTGGATTTCTCCGACCCCATGGCCGCCGTGCCGCTTTTCGAGAGCGAACGGATCGACATTCTCGTCAACAATGCCGGCATCATCCGCCGGGCGGACTCCGTCGACTTCGCCGAGGCCGACTGGGACGAGGTGATGGACGTCAACCTGAAGGCGGTGTTTTTCACCTGCCAGGCCTTCGGCAAGGCGGCCCTTGCGGCGGGCAGGACGGGCGCGATCGTCAACATCGCCTCGCTGCTCTCCTTCCAGGGCGGCATCCGTGTCCCCTCCTACACCGCGTCCAAACACGGCGTTGCCGGCATCACCAAGCTGCTGGCGAATGAATGGGCGGCCAAGGGCATCAACGTCAATGCCATTGCGCCCGGCTATATCGCCACCAACAACACCGAAGCCCTGCGCAACGACCCGGACCGCAGCCGCCAGATCCTGGAGCGGATCCCGGCGGGCCGCTGGGGCGAGGCGAGCGACATCGGCGAGGCGGCGGTCTTCCTGGCCTCGCCGGCAGCCAAATACATTCATGGAGCTGTCCTCAATGTGGATGGAGGCTGGCTTGCCCGCTGA
- the kduI gene encoding 5-dehydro-4-deoxy-D-glucuronate isomerase: MTNVETRYAIDPETARKLDTQGLRDHFHASGLFVEGEINLVYTHYDRLILGGAVPGSGELVLDHVKEAGTPSLLDRRELGVLNIGDTGTVTVAGKSHEIARGDVLYVGMGSGPVTFSGPGRFYVLSAPAHRTCPTKLIRAQDARRVELGSAETSNERVILQFLHPEVAESCQLLMGYTQFAQGSVWNTMPAHLHDRRMEAYLYFELGPDQRVFHIMGKPEETRHLVMANEDAVISPPWSIHCGAGTGAYTFCWAMAGDNVDFTDMDMVAMEDLR, translated from the coding sequence ATGACCAATGTTGAGACCCGCTACGCCATCGACCCGGAAACCGCCAGGAAACTGGACACGCAAGGCCTACGCGACCATTTCCACGCGTCGGGCCTGTTCGTCGAGGGTGAGATCAATCTGGTCTACACCCACTACGACCGCCTGATCCTGGGCGGCGCCGTTCCCGGCTCCGGCGAACTGGTGCTCGACCACGTCAAGGAAGCCGGAACGCCCTCCCTGCTGGACCGGCGCGAGCTCGGCGTCCTCAACATCGGCGACACCGGAACGGTGACGGTCGCAGGGAAATCTCACGAGATCGCGCGCGGTGACGTGCTCTATGTCGGCATGGGCTCAGGCCCGGTGACATTCTCCGGCCCGGGCCGCTTCTACGTACTGTCCGCTCCGGCGCACCGCACCTGCCCGACGAAGCTGATCAGGGCGCAAGATGCCCGCCGGGTCGAGCTCGGGTCCGCCGAAACCTCCAACGAGCGCGTCATCCTGCAGTTCCTGCATCCGGAAGTCGCCGAAAGCTGCCAGCTGCTGATGGGTTACACCCAGTTCGCGCAAGGCTCCGTCTGGAACACCATGCCGGCCCACCTGCATGACCGACGCATGGAAGCCTATCTCTATTTCGAGCTGGGGCCCGATCAGCGCGTTTTCCATATCATGGGCAAGCCGGAAGAAACCCGCCACCTGGTCATGGCCAACGAGGATGCCGTCATCTCTCCGCCCTGGTCCATTCACTGCGGCGCGGGCACCGGTGCCTACACGTTCTGCTGGGCGATGGCCGGCGACAATGTCGACTTCACCGACATGGACATGGTTGCCATGGAGGACCTGCGGTGA
- a CDS encoding cupin domain-containing protein, whose protein sequence is MMFVKSYPEVAADEGVRRQVLSENADLMVVAFRFQEGAEGKLHNHPHVQSTYVQSGRFRFTIGEEAFEVGPGDSFVIPSRATHGCVCLEPGTLIDTFTPRRDDFL, encoded by the coding sequence GTGATGTTTGTGAAATCTTACCCCGAAGTCGCGGCGGACGAAGGCGTTCGCCGGCAGGTGCTGTCTGAAAATGCGGACTTGATGGTGGTCGCCTTCCGCTTCCAGGAAGGAGCCGAAGGCAAGCTCCACAACCACCCGCATGTTCAGTCGACCTATGTGCAAAGCGGCAGGTTCCGCTTCACCATCGGCGAGGAGGCATTCGAGGTCGGGCCCGGCGACAGTTTCGTCATTCCCTCCAGGGCGACGCATGGCTGCGTCTGCCTGGAGCCCGGCACCCTGATCGACACATTCACGCCCCGCCGTGACGATTTTCTCTGA
- a CDS encoding TRAP transporter large permease, which translates to MEPLILFGTFTVLLLIGTPVAFCLGVASLATVLYMGLPPVVVFQRLNSGVSVFALMAIPFFIFAGELMVRGDIARRLVALAGAVVGHMRGGLGQVNIAASVLFGGISGSAAADATAIGGLMIPQMKEKGYSVEYGVNVTVMSSIIALMLPPSHNMIIYSISAGGRLSIADLFTAGIIPGFLLAIALMITAWVVARRAGYPTEAFPGMAALGAMFINAVPGLLLIGIIFGGVRSGIFTASESSCIAAVYALVVTTLAYRTMHWPEFVGATKAAVRTTAMVLLVIGSAAAFGWLLAFLRIPAELVNFMKNISQNPLVILLMINILLLFLGTFMDMSPLIVITTPIFLPVATAFGVDPVHFGVILVLNLGIGLCTPPVGTVLFVGCAVGRISVWDAVKTIWPFYGAAVATLLLVTYIPALSLWLPSLFH; encoded by the coding sequence ATGGAACCCTTGATCCTCTTCGGCACCTTCACGGTCCTGCTGCTGATCGGCACACCCGTGGCCTTCTGCCTTGGCGTCGCCTCGCTGGCAACCGTGCTCTACATGGGACTGCCGCCCGTCGTCGTTTTTCAGCGGCTGAATTCCGGCGTCTCGGTGTTCGCCCTGATGGCCATCCCCTTCTTCATCTTCGCCGGTGAACTGATGGTGCGGGGTGACATCGCCCGAAGGCTGGTCGCCCTTGCGGGGGCGGTCGTCGGCCATATGCGTGGCGGCCTCGGCCAGGTGAACATTGCCGCTTCCGTGCTGTTCGGCGGCATTTCCGGCTCCGCCGCCGCGGATGCCACCGCCATCGGCGGCCTGATGATCCCGCAGATGAAGGAAAAGGGCTATTCGGTCGAATATGGCGTCAACGTCACCGTGATGTCCTCCATCATCGCGCTGATGCTGCCGCCGTCCCACAACATGATCATCTATTCGATCTCCGCGGGCGGACGGCTGTCCATTGCCGATCTCTTCACGGCCGGCATCATTCCGGGCTTCCTTCTGGCCATCGCCCTGATGATCACCGCGTGGGTCGTCGCCAGGCGGGCCGGCTATCCGACGGAAGCCTTTCCCGGCATGGCCGCCCTCGGCGCCATGTTCATCAATGCGGTGCCGGGCCTGCTTCTGATCGGCATCATCTTCGGCGGCGTCCGTTCCGGCATCTTCACGGCTTCCGAAAGCTCCTGCATCGCCGCGGTCTATGCGCTGGTGGTGACCACGCTCGCCTATCGCACCATGCATTGGCCGGAATTCGTGGGCGCCACCAAGGCAGCCGTCCGCACCACCGCGATGGTGCTGCTCGTGATCGGATCAGCGGCCGCCTTCGGCTGGCTGCTCGCGTTCCTGCGCATTCCCGCCGAGCTGGTGAACTTCATGAAGAACATCTCCCAGAACCCGCTGGTCATCCTTCTGATGATCAACATACTGCTGCTGTTTCTGGGAACCTTCATGGACATGTCGCCGCTGATCGTCATCACCACACCGATCTTCCTGCCCGTGGCGACGGCCTTCGGCGTCGACCCGGTGCATTTCGGCGTCATCCTGGTTCTCAACCTAGGCATCGGATTGTGCACGCCGCCGGTGGGCACCGTGCTGTTCGTCGGCTGCGCCGTCGGGCGGATATCGGTCTGGGATGCCGTCAAGACCATCTGGCCGTTCTACGGCGCCGCCGTCGCCACGCTGCTGCTGGTGACCTACATTCCGGCGCTGTCGCTCTGGCTCCCCTCTCTGTTCCACTAG
- a CDS encoding TRAP transporter small permease, with protein MQTHMILVAQAMRILSTAALWLAGSGLILMTVFISGQVFMRYVMNDSLVWSEPASVILMGWFIFLGAAVGIREGYHLSFDVLLHFLPQGAKLVLFSISDAVVAFFGAGMAWYGSKLALSAWDVILPSLGISGAVDFLPLVGGGCLIFIFSIERLVRRAAGLPTVRFGDDTVEEV; from the coding sequence GTGCAAACTCACATGATACTTGTAGCGCAAGCGATGCGCATCCTCTCGACGGCCGCCCTGTGGCTGGCCGGCAGCGGCCTCATTCTCATGACCGTGTTCATCTCGGGACAGGTCTTCATGCGCTACGTCATGAACGACAGCCTGGTCTGGAGCGAACCCGCCTCGGTCATCCTGATGGGCTGGTTCATTTTCCTGGGCGCCGCCGTCGGCATCCGGGAAGGCTATCATCTCAGCTTCGATGTCCTGCTCCATTTCCTGCCGCAAGGCGCGAAACTGGTGCTGTTCAGCATCTCCGACGCCGTGGTCGCCTTTTTCGGCGCCGGCATGGCCTGGTACGGCTCGAAGCTTGCCCTTTCCGCCTGGGACGTGATCCTGCCTTCCCTCGGGATCTCCGGCGCAGTCGACTTCCTGCCGCTGGTCGGCGGCGGCTGCCTGATCTTCATTTTTTCAATAGAACGCCTTGTCCGCCGCGCGGCCGGTCTGCCGACCGTGCGCTTTGGCGACGACACGGTGGAAGAGGTTTGA
- a CDS encoding TRAP transporter substrate-binding protein, which translates to MNVLKSLAATLLATAAFTTASIACEVTLKSSDTHPDGYPTVEAVKQMGKLLEERTDGRICVEVFHSAQLGEEKDTIEQTKFGVIDLNRVSMGPFNNLVEETKVVSLPYIFKGVDHMHRVMDGPVGDDILAAFEPHGYVGLAFYDGGSRSFYNSVKPIKSIDDLEGMKVRVMQSDIFVDMMSALGANATPMPYGEVYSSIQTGVIDGAENNWPSFESSGHYEVAGYYTLDEHLIVPEVLVMSKASWDKLSPEDQEAVRQAAKDSVPFMREQWQAREKASEEKVRAAGVEIITEIDKEPFMAAMDSVYEKHVTSDNLKDLVARIRATD; encoded by the coding sequence ATGAACGTATTGAAGTCCTTAGCGGCAACCCTGTTGGCCACAGCGGCCTTCACGACTGCCTCGATCGCTTGCGAAGTGACGCTCAAGTCCTCTGACACGCATCCGGACGGTTATCCGACGGTTGAAGCTGTCAAGCAGATGGGCAAGCTTCTCGAAGAGCGCACCGATGGCCGGATCTGCGTGGAAGTCTTTCATTCCGCTCAGCTCGGCGAAGAAAAGGACACCATCGAACAGACCAAGTTCGGCGTCATCGACCTGAACCGCGTCTCCATGGGCCCGTTCAACAACCTGGTTGAAGAAACCAAGGTTGTGTCGCTGCCCTATATCTTCAAAGGCGTCGACCACATGCACCGCGTGATGGACGGCCCGGTCGGCGATGACATCCTGGCGGCATTCGAGCCGCATGGCTATGTCGGCCTGGCCTTCTATGACGGCGGCTCGCGCAGCTTCTACAACAGCGTCAAGCCGATCAAGTCGATTGACGATCTTGAAGGCATGAAGGTTCGCGTCATGCAGTCCGACATCTTCGTCGACATGATGTCAGCCCTTGGCGCCAACGCAACCCCGATGCCCTATGGCGAAGTCTACTCGTCCATCCAGACGGGCGTCATCGACGGTGCCGAAAACAACTGGCCGTCCTTCGAGTCCTCCGGGCACTACGAAGTCGCCGGCTACTACACGCTCGACGAACACCTGATCGTCCCGGAAGTCCTGGTCATGTCGAAAGCCAGCTGGGACAAGCTTTCTCCGGAAGACCAGGAAGCCGTCCGTCAGGCAGCCAAGGATTCTGTTCCGTTCATGCGCGAACAGTGGCAGGCTCGCGAAAAAGCCTCCGAGGAAAAAGTCCGCGCGGCCGGTGTCGAAATCATCACCGAAATCGACAAGGAGCCGTTCATGGCAGCCATGGACAGCGTCTACGAAAAGCACGTCACGTCCGACAACCTGAAGGACCTGGTCGCCCGCATCCGCGCGACTGACTGA
- the uxaC gene encoding glucuronate isomerase yields the protein MTLGIADAPATAKDRLDPHRLFPADTASRTLALELYQTVRDLPIVSPHGHTDPRWYAENEAFPDPAQLFIVPDHYVFRMLCSQGIDLADLGVPRADGGWTETDSRKIWRTFAENFHLFRATPSRMWLEHSLQETFGWTKRISAQTADEAYDHIADCLTRPEFRPRALFERFNIEVIATTESPLDDLKWHRRIQESGWSGRVVTAYRPDAVLDPEFEGFEANVLEFGELTGETTTTWQGYLNAHRNRRAYFKSFGATSSDHGHATARTENLSAARAEALFQKALKGVCTPEEADAFRGHMLTEMARMSLEDDLVLQIHPGSYRNHSDPIRNAFGRDKGFDIPTQTNYVDALKPLLDAVGLEKKLSVILFTLDETAYSRELAPLAGVYPVLKLGPAWWFYDSPEGMRRFRELTTETAGFYNTVGFNDDTRAFCSIPARHDVARRVDCAYLASLVTSGRLDEDEAYEVAHDLTYRLVKQAYRL from the coding sequence ATGACACTGGGGATAGCTGACGCGCCGGCAACTGCGAAGGACAGGCTTGATCCCCACCGTCTGTTTCCGGCCGATACGGCCTCGCGCACTCTGGCACTCGAGCTTTACCAGACCGTCAGGGACCTGCCCATCGTCAGCCCGCACGGCCACACCGACCCGCGCTGGTATGCCGAAAACGAAGCTTTCCCCGACCCGGCCCAGCTTTTCATCGTTCCGGACCACTATGTGTTCCGCATGCTGTGCTCCCAGGGCATCGACCTTGCGGACCTTGGCGTACCGCGTGCCGACGGAGGCTGGACCGAGACGGACAGCCGCAAGATCTGGCGCACCTTCGCCGAGAATTTCCACCTGTTCCGGGCAACGCCTTCGCGCATGTGGCTGGAACACTCCCTTCAGGAAACCTTCGGCTGGACCAAAAGGATTTCCGCACAAACCGCGGACGAGGCCTACGACCACATAGCCGATTGCCTAACCCGTCCCGAGTTCCGGCCGCGCGCCCTCTTTGAACGCTTCAACATCGAAGTCATCGCCACGACCGAATCGCCGCTGGATGACCTGAAATGGCACCGCCGCATCCAGGAAAGCGGCTGGAGCGGCCGCGTCGTCACCGCCTACCGGCCGGACGCCGTTTTGGATCCGGAATTCGAGGGCTTTGAGGCCAATGTCCTGGAGTTCGGCGAGCTGACCGGCGAGACCACCACAACCTGGCAGGGCTACCTCAACGCCCACCGGAACCGCCGCGCCTATTTCAAGTCCTTCGGCGCGACTTCATCCGATCATGGCCACGCAACGGCGCGCACGGAAAATCTCTCCGCCGCCAGGGCGGAGGCACTTTTCCAGAAGGCTCTGAAAGGAGTCTGCACGCCGGAAGAAGCCGATGCCTTCCGCGGTCACATGCTGACCGAAATGGCGCGCATGAGCCTGGAGGATGATCTTGTCCTGCAGATCCACCCGGGCAGCTACCGCAATCATTCCGACCCGATCAGGAACGCCTTCGGCCGCGACAAGGGCTTCGATATTCCCACGCAGACGAACTATGTCGATGCGCTGAAGCCGTTGCTGGACGCGGTCGGCCTTGAGAAGAAGCTCTCCGTCATTCTGTTCACGCTGGACGAAACCGCCTATTCCAGGGAGCTGGCGCCGCTTGCGGGCGTCTACCCGGTCCTGAAGCTGGGGCCGGCCTGGTGGTTCTACGACAGCCCCGAAGGCATGCGCCGCTTCCGCGAACTGACGACGGAAACGGCCGGCTTCTACAACACTGTCGGCTTTAACGACGACACCCGCGCCTTTTGTTCGATCCCGGCCCGTCACGACGTGGCCCGCCGGGTCGACTGTGCTTACCTCGCATCTCTCGTGACCTCCGGAAGGTTGGACGAGGACGAGGCATACGAGGTCGCTCACGACCTCACTTACCGGCTTGTCAAGCAGGCCTACAGGCTCTAA
- a CDS encoding GntR family transcriptional regulator, whose protein sequence is MTEISALKALEPIKIPTVADTVFEELHQQILSLELAPGTRVSEVEVSKAFGVSRQPVRDAFYRLSQLGFLSIRPQRATVITKISEAAVLRARFIRTALELACLRAALKVITDDDLKDLKQLLEEQQVAVSANERQLFHRLDDDFHRRICEISGHEYVWTLIREQKAHMDRVRFLSLASGAQAALDDHVAIISAVQAGDDELAEDRLTKHLSRIETIVGRIRDEHPNHFQE, encoded by the coding sequence ATGACAGAGATCAGCGCCTTGAAGGCGCTTGAACCCATAAAGATCCCGACGGTGGCCGACACGGTCTTCGAGGAATTGCATCAGCAGATTCTCTCGCTGGAGCTGGCGCCCGGTACGCGGGTTTCGGAAGTGGAGGTCTCCAAGGCGTTCGGCGTTTCCCGCCAGCCCGTGCGGGATGCGTTCTACCGTCTGTCCCAGCTCGGCTTTCTGTCGATCCGTCCGCAGCGCGCCACCGTGATCACCAAGATTTCCGAGGCCGCGGTGCTGAGGGCCCGCTTCATCCGCACCGCCCTGGAGCTTGCCTGCCTGCGGGCGGCGCTCAAGGTCATCACCGACGACGACCTCAAGGATCTGAAACAGCTCCTGGAGGAACAGCAGGTCGCGGTTTCGGCAAACGAGCGGCAGCTTTTCCATAGGCTGGATGACGATTTCCATCGCCGGATCTGCGAAATCTCGGGCCATGAATATGTCTGGACGCTGATCCGTGAACAGAAGGCGCACATGGACCGTGTGCGCTTCCTGTCACTGGCGTCGGGTGCGCAGGCGGCGCTTGACGACCATGTCGCCATCATTTCGGCGGTTCAGGCGGGGGATGATGAACTGGCGGAAGACAGATTGACGAAACACCTGAGCCGGATCGAAACGATTGTCGGCCGGATCCGCGACGAACATCCCAATCATTTTCAGGAGTAA